The stretch of DNA tttgaataaattcatagCATGTCTTGGTAGACAAGACGTCAATGGTTTTTAGGAGGAGaatccccacaaaaaaaaagccaaaaaagtaCTCACCTTGCGAACAACCTTCTTCTGATCCTTCTCCCACATGGCAGAGATTGCGTGAACCTGCTTGAAGAGCTCCCTCGCAAAGTCCAGACACTGTGTAACTTCATCATACTTGGAGACGGCAATCTTCTGGTCCGTGGTGAGATCCTTGCCTGACTTCTGCAGATCCCGGTACGATTCCAGTTTTCCCTGCAATGAAAACAATGCGAATTAGgtgtgtgcgtgtgtgtgGTACCCCCGCATAGGGCATCCGGATGGCACATGGAGTGTGTGGGCAAAAATATGGCGTCGTGGGGACAAAGAAAACATCGCAAAATTGGAACAGGAAGTTTCAAGGTGGGGCCACAAATGTTCCACAAATGGCTCCATTGTACATTGTGGGGGGCATTTGGGGTATTTCTGGGGCAATGGCATGGGGGGATGTGAGTGAAAAATGGGGCGTaatcccttttttttgcagcaaaGAGAAATCTTTCAACTAACCTTCCTCTTCTCCAAATTACGAATCTTATGTTCAACCGCTACGATGACCTGGCGTATGGGGGTGGTGTTATCCATAAGCTGCACCTCAGCTGAGGCACGCTTCTCTATTTTTGCACAGGAAGGCATCTTATTTCCACCAAAAATCTTCACTAAAACGTGCCGTAAACGCAAAAAAATGTCCGACAGATGTGTTGATTACGACCGCACTGAAGTTTCCGCGGCAATTTGACGGTTTtgttatttgaatttcaaccGTTGCGACACTGCAAAGAAATTGTGGAGAATCTGTGtttttgggtgaattttcaccattttcgaGCATTTTCTTGACTTTCAGCCTAGGAATTTGAGTATTTTCATCCTCCAGGATCACCCTAATATTGCAATAAgtcaagaaaatgaatttgaagcaccaatatgtgaagaaaaatgcaattttccattgaattttctcaacttttccCGCAAAAGGACGTGAAAACTTCAGCGGGGTATTTTTGACAGTCGTTCACATCGCTGAGTTGGAAGTTCGTgggaaagtgaaaaattttgcaagtCTCCCAATTTCCACGGAAAAAAGCAttgattgtgtgaaaatttttcatttaattaccaTGTAGGTGCCCCAGGGGGAAGtgattgttggaaaattgtgtgaaaaagttGGTGAAATCGAAGGAAAAGGGGGGAAAAATGGCCCCGCCAGGAAATGGGATTTTCGTGGTCAGGGGCGAGCTGTCCACCCTGGCAACGGCCATGAGACGTGGGGCACGCTGGAGTGGTAGCAATTCATACCAGGTTGGTCACCCTGCTGTGCTGATTCCTCTAGAAACTtcctaaaataatttgaaattcctGCAGGATGATGAACAGGATGGGCTCCTTAGGCCACTACATGACCTCAAGAATATCCTCATTCAGAGCGAAGATCTTCGCCTTATTGATCCAAATGTCTTTCTGGGACCTTTTCTGGATGTAATTAAATCCGAAGAGACCACGGGCCCCGTAACGAGCCTCGCCTTGTCAGctgttaataaatttctctcatACGGTCTCATTGGTGAGCTCCTGCGCTTCATATCCTTTCCAGGAGACACCTGCTAACATCTCTAAATGTTTTCCTTTGTAGATCCCACGCACTCCCACATTGCAGCAACAGTGGAAAACATTGCAGATGCTGTGACACATGCAAGATTCGTGGGAACAGATCAGGCATCCGATGGGGTTGTCCTCATGAAAATTGTCCAAGTTCTCCGTACGCTGATGCTCAGCCCCGAAGGTAGTGCCCTATCCAATGAAAGTGTCTGCGAAGTAATGCTTAGCTGCTTCCGGATATGCTTTGAGCCACGTCTCAATGAATTGCTGCGTCGTACAGCGGAGCAAGCCCTCCGGGATATGGTTCTGCTACTCTTTATGCGTCTACCGCAATTTGTGGAAGATCGTGCTCCCTTCAATCTCACCAAGAAGCTTAAAATGATTGCCGGAAGTGAGGGGCAGAAGAAGCGAAAGAGTAAACAAGTTGTTGGGAAAATTCCCAAAGTGGCAACAATTAAAGTTGAGGAGACTGATGGTGAGCCCATAAGTCCAACATGCCCTGATGCGGGAATGACCTTGAAAGCACCCCCATTGGCTACTACTCCAGCTACCCCAGCAGGGAACATTGTAGACATGCGCGGGAAGATTGCAGAGACACCAATTTCTTCACTTATCCAAACCCCAAAGCGCCCTGTTGACCCGGAAACTGCTGACATGCCCCCTGCTGCGGAGAATGGGAAGGAACAGGATGGGCAGGATGATGAAGGGGCCCCATTGAATCGTCAGGAGAGCGCTGAATGCGATGCCGATGCTGAAGATGAAGCCGACGATGGGAAGGCGGTGGctaaaagtgagaaaattcgCGAAGAATATGTAAATTCTGTCGGAGTGCGCTTCACCCAGCAACGCAGTATCACCACAACACTCCTTCCCTATGGATTGCCGTGCATCCGGGAACTCTTTCGCTTCCTCATCTCCCTGTGCAATCCACTCGATAAGCAAAATACCGACATTATGATGCACATGGGATTGAATCTCCTTACAGTAGCCCTGGAGATTGGTGCAGACAGCATTGGGAACTACGACAGCCTCCTGGCACTCGTACGCGATGACATGTGTCGCAATCTCTTTGCCCTCCTCAACACGGAACGTCTCACAATCTTTGCTGCTGACCTGCAGGTTTGCTTCCTCCTCTTTGAATCCCTCCGGGGACACTTGAAGTTCCAGTTGGAGTTTTACCTCACAAAGCTGGCGGAGATTATTGGCAGTGAGAATCCACGACTGCCGTATGAGATTAAGGAACTCGCCCTCGATAATATGCTGCAACTCTGGCGGATTCCGGGCTTTGTGGCGGAGTTGTACATTAACTTTGACTGTGACCTGTACTGCACGAATCTCTTCGAGGACATCACGAAACTCCTGTCGAAGAATAGCCTCTCAGCCACACAGGCCATCTACAGTACACACATTCTCTCCCTGGACGCCCTGCTGACCATCCTGGAGGCAATCAAGAAGAATTGCATCGCCACAAAGGCAGGGAACACAGCAACGGTGTcaagtaagtttttttctttttttttatttaattcctttGAACTTTGTACTGATTTTTGGGTCAAAATATGTTGATAATTcgatataaattaatttttaacataataaaaaatgaagaatttattcaaagaatCAAACATTTGTTACTTTAGTCGGTTTAGTTTCTCATagtacacagagaaaaatcgtTCCCGTATTCACACTCAaagtttaacttttttttgaagtaGATTGGTTTAAATCTACttactgaaaattttaaagtcaaGCTACAAATAGGTAGagacggaaaatttttttagttaagacattttttttatgtgaagaaTAGTTTAAGATCTTTAAAGTCTACCCATAGCTTTTTCAAACACGCGTTTTCGTCGTTTCTCTCACTCGCACTTTGTCAAATTGTGTAGCGCTATCACcgtcaaacaagaaacgcgtTGTTTATACAAAGCAATCGTGTTTCTTGTTTGATAATTTGATAAGACGTGAGTGAGAAAAACgacgaaaattttttttttaggttagacTAACGTTAGGGATTTAAGCTCTACCCATACCTTTTGGTAAGAAACGcgttttcgttattttttctcacttgctcattgtcaaattgtatcgcgCTGTTCTtatttgacagtgacagcgcgacACAATATGTgaaggagcaagtgagaaaaaacaacgaaaacGCGTTTCTTAACAAAAGCATTGGTTAGGTCTTTAGATCGACAAATTATATCTGTGTAAAACacgcaatttaaattaaaatttgggaaaagaagcaaaaatacagaaaactGGATGAAAtaagcataaaataatttctttttgctctTTACAAGAtagtttttaagatttttatgggTAGTTGGGCTTATTTTATCctaatttctgtattttttgcgtttttactcatattttatacaaatcaACTTTACTACCGACTTTCCTTCATTGAcatttttatgagttttttttcattttcaccgttctattttatttttatagttCTCTGCTTATATGtagtatattttttcaattttttaaattctttttttgcgtgtctttttcttaatacttttaacttttaatttttctttattattatttttcttcaatattcaaagattttacTTCTACGCTGCGTTGAAAAGATATAAAgtatctttctttctttttttttacgaatttctatcgatttttctttattaatggaatttttatttattttttaaattcctttaatagaatctttattttcttttaattctcttgatttcttcaatatgtaactttgaattttcgatttttattaTCAACCAAATATTCTAACTTTTCCACCATCAACTTGCAAAAAGAACGAATAAAATCTGTTTGAGTGTGTGAATTGATATTACacactttatttttctctgtgtaaaattctcaaatattctgattttacccaattttagtctttttctttaatttattttaaagtcttCCCTCGCTAATCAAGGCttgatttttaaaggtttttcttttatgagttctaaataattttttttaaatgaattttccttgaatttcaaagaaaaatttaattcttctacAGGACATTCACGCAACAATTCAAGCTGCGAAAGGATCACAATTGAGAGTGATGTGAATGCGAGTGGTGCGGAAAGTAGTGCCGTTGAGGTGGAAAATATCAGTGAGTACATAAATTTGTCTCAATTGGAACGATATCATTGCAATGCTGATGAGAATATCCCCGTGAGTCACGATCAGTTGGCtgaattgaagaataaaaagcgAATCCTGTCGCAGGGGACGGAATTGTTCAATTCACGCCCCGAGAAGGGGATTCAGTACCTCCAGGAGAATGGTCTACTCAACCCGGTGCTGGATCCGCGGGAAGTTGCGCATTTTTTGCGCGAGAATTCGGGGTTGGATAAGAAGATGATTGGGGAGTATATAAGTAAAAAGAAGAATGTTGAGAGTAAAATTCTCGAGACGTACGTGAAGTCATTTGATTTCACGAATATGCGAATAGATTTGGCATTGAGATTGTATTTGGAGACATTCCGCCTACCTGGGGAGGCGCCCCTTATCTTCCTGGTGATGGAGCATTTTGCCTCGCACTGGCATCAATGCAATGGGGAACCATTTGCCAATACTGATGCTGCCTTTAGGTTAGCCTATGCAATTATTATGCTGAATATGGATCAACATAATTACAATGCGAAGCGATTGAACATCCCCATGACAGTGGAGGATTTCCAGAAGAACTTAAGGGGGCTCAATGGGAGTTCGGATTTTGATCCGGATATGCTGGTGAGTGTGTACAATGCGATTAAGAGTGAGGAGATTGTCATGCCGGCCGAGCAAACGGGTATTGTGCGAGAGAATTATCTGTGGAAGGTTCTCCTGCGTCGTGGGGCAGGACGGGATGGGATGTTCCATCATGTACGCGGGGCAGCGCATGATAGGGAACTTTTCCGGATTGTTTGGGGTCCAACATTGGCAGCATTGAGCTTTATGTTTGACAAATCCACCGATGTGAGCATTAATCAACGTGCCACACGGGGATTTTCGGCAAGTGCGGGGATTTCTGCCCACTATGGGCTTCATGAGGACTTTGACGCCCTCATTTTGACTCTCTGTAAGTTCACGACACTCCTCAATGTGCCCGAGGAGGCAAATGAGATTGCAACAAGTGTGGCCTTTGGGCAGAACGCCAAAGCACAGTTGGCGATGAAATGCATCTTTGGGCTTGTCCATGAGCACGGGGACACAATGCGGGAGAGTTGGAAGAATATCTTGGACACCATGGCGCAGCTATTTAAGCTAAAACTCCTCCCAAAGGGGCTCATGGAAGTTGAAGACTTTTGCGAAGCTTCCGGACGTGTGGCGCTCATTCACACGAAACCCCAACTCGTAAGAGCCGACGCTGGGCTCCTGAGCAGCTTGTACTCCTACCTTAGCTCCGATAGTCAACGACAACCATCGTATGAGGAGCAGGAGATCATCAAAGTGTCAAAGAAGTGCATTAAAGAGTGTCAAATTGAGCAAATTGTTACCGAATCGAAATTCTTGCAATTTGAATCACTTCAGGAGTTGCTAAAGTGTCTCTTTGCATGCCTAAAAGCTCCGGAAAGTCACAAATCTGTTGGGATGAGCTACCCTGAGGATGTTACAGTGTTCCTCATGGAGCTCTCTGTGCGTATCCTTGTGAATAATCGCGATCGTATCCTGCCCATTTGGGACACATGCCGGGACCCGCTGTATCAGCTACTAATTGGAGCAGCTAAGTGTGGTTATGATTACCTCCTGAATCGCACCATTGTGGCCATCTTAAAGCTCGCCATCTACCTCATGCGCAACGAGGAACTCTGCCCAGTTGTCCTGCAGAGTCTCCGTACCATTCTCACCCTCAGGCCACGCGTAATCTTTCGGATTTCCCGACAAATCTCCACGGGAATTTACGAATTGCTCAAGACAAGTGCTCAGAATATTCACACAGAAGCCGATTGGGCGATAATTTTCACTCTCCTTGAGTGTGTGGGTGCTGGAGCTGTTCC from Lutzomyia longipalpis isolate SR_M1_2022 chromosome 4, ASM2433408v1 encodes:
- the LOC129795442 gene encoding Golgi-specific brefeldin A-resistance guanine nucleotide exchange factor 1; protein product: MAPPGNGIFVVRGELSTLATAMRRGARWSGSNSYQDDEQDGLLRPLHDLKNILIQSEDLRLIDPNVFLGPFLDVIKSEETTGPVTSLALSAVNKFLSYGLIDPTHSHIAATVENIADAVTHARFVGTDQASDGVVLMKIVQVLRTLMLSPEGSALSNESVCEVMLSCFRICFEPRLNELLRRTAEQALRDMVLLLFMRLPQFVEDRAPFNLTKKLKMIAGSEGQKKRKSKQVVGKIPKVATIKVEETDGEPISPTCPDAGMTLKAPPLATTPATPAGNIVDMRGKIAETPISSLIQTPKRPVDPETADMPPAAENGKEQDGQDDEGAPLNRQESAECDADAEDEADDGKAVAKSEKIREEYVNSVGVRFTQQRSITTTLLPYGLPCIRELFRFLISLCNPLDKQNTDIMMHMGLNLLTVALEIGADSIGNYDSLLALVRDDMCRNLFALLNTERLTIFAADLQVCFLLFESLRGHLKFQLEFYLTKLAEIIGSENPRLPYEIKELALDNMLQLWRIPGFVAELYINFDCDLYCTNLFEDITKLLSKNSLSATQAIYSTHILSLDALLTILEAIKKNCIATKAGNTATVSRHSRNNSSCERITIESDVNASGAESSAVEVENISEYINLSQLERYHCNADENIPVSHDQLAELKNKKRILSQGTELFNSRPEKGIQYLQENGLLNPVLDPREVAHFLRENSGLDKKMIGEYISKKKNVESKILETYVKSFDFTNMRIDLALRLYLETFRLPGEAPLIFLVMEHFASHWHQCNGEPFANTDAAFRLAYAIIMLNMDQHNYNAKRLNIPMTVEDFQKNLRGLNGSSDFDPDMLVSVYNAIKSEEIVMPAEQTGIVRENYLWKVLLRRGAGRDGMFHHVRGAAHDRELFRIVWGPTLAALSFMFDKSTDVSINQRATRGFSASAGISAHYGLHEDFDALILTLCKFTTLLNVPEEANEIATSVAFGQNAKAQLAMKCIFGLVHEHGDTMRESWKNILDTMAQLFKLKLLPKGLMEVEDFCEASGRVALIHTKPQLVRADAGLLSSLYSYLSSDSQRQPSYEEQEIIKVSKKCIKECQIEQIVTESKFLQFESLQELLKCLFACLKAPESHKSVGMSYPEDVTVFLMELSVRILVNNRDRILPIWDTCRDPLYQLLIGAAKCGYDYLLNRTIVAILKLAIYLMRNEELCPVVLQSLRTILTLRPRVIFRISRQISTGIYELLKTSAQNIHTEADWAIIFTLLECVGAGAVPAAEYEEVTANGTKSDGALSSEEDSGLPDRGYTSDSEVGRSGQLSTMSTPLVSPASAENWILVNKDAADVQMVRPLSPINTLAYTCKLGEHSPVALVKCWDSLAFIVRNVAHITPYNFESCVKCMRTFAEASLNGGQRVRRAKKGTPRKRDESSDSDAEEVPERYPTIAIQLLDLMHTLHTRTAQIFRWWAEEGGVLPHGGALWAQGWCPLLQGIARLATDQRRQVRTSAITCLQRALLVHDLQTLSGPEWAGCFKQVLFPLLSDLLAEAPAPNDPSLLEESRMRTATIMSKVFLHHLTPLISLPTFAELWVEILDYLERFMKIGSDMLYEAMLESLKNMLLVMHSVRVFHTADGVTHAPLWDITWSRVSLFLPNLKEELFRNEVEQPGQPGIIPSAPSPPIPSPTVAQHPDSAALPPKTSIILQPPAASPEVPQAAVPLLIGRTHSPAASAPVPILLHQAPQPTPSSPPLQQTFLPASPPRVESLPETPKRDVPLPFVNPDFSNVIDLPVTPSPPPQSDPGVPMSHLLAGNQYPSLTKVPPNIVQSFAPVFVQPQNVQSETDIYSDYVKNPYNLTLQTDTEHDGAANEKLLEENRILGSPEKVATAAGTSSNVFQSANYFGNDTGVIPPGSEVFFGGP